AGCTTGGACACTTCTTTAAGAATCACATCCACGTCATTTGTAATGGTCGACTGCACAGAAGCAACAAAAGCACCTTCTACAAGAGGGCCTTCTACAATTTTACATTTTGTCTGTACATCCTCATCCAGCAAATCAATTGCCGTCTCAGCACTCATTAATGCACTTCCCATATCATAAAAAATCAATATATTTTCACAATTTCCGAGCTCTTCTATTTCATTCATGATGATGGTAGCACTTGTTCCCAGGCGTCCGTCATCTGTTCCTCCGGCAGCGTGAACGTTTACCTGATCACCATTCATTTCAAGGATAAGATCCTTCAAACCCTCTGTAATTTTTTGACTGTGTGATACCAAAATAATACCAACGGATGATTGAACGTTGTTTGCCATCATAATTCTCCTTTATCAAAGTGCTGTTTATCTTTTTACTTTTTCTGTTCAACACATCTTAAACATAACTTAACATGCACTTGTTTGAACAGTTATTTGATAATTATATCATATCATTTTATTTCGAAATCTGCACATATATTGTTATTTGTTTTTATTTCAATTCGTTTTTTC
The nucleotide sequence above comes from Oceanobacillus timonensis. Encoded proteins:
- the dhaM gene encoding dihydroxyacetone kinase phosphoryl donor subunit DhaM; protein product: MANNVQSSVGIILVSHSQKITEGLKDLILEMNGDQVNVHAAGGTDDGRLGTSATIIMNEIEELGNCENILIFYDMGSALMSAETAIDLLDEDVQTKCKIVEGPLVEGAFVASVQSTITNDVDVILKEVSKL